From the Acidilutibacter cellobiosedens genome, one window contains:
- a CDS encoding CD0519/CD1768 family membrane protein has product MKSKAENKTIVKAISKESFIWLAIIIIFFVLFTHIMGAANMFKTMMATAHDLIINTSFFIMGVAVLASAFSAVLSEFGVISIINKILSPIIKPLYGLPGVASLGIMSAYLSDNPAIVSLASEKNFQKYFKQYQFSAITNLGVSFGMGLVVSTFMIAQAKNGQSFLGPVIIGNIGAIIGSIISVRAMTNYTKKIYGTEKYLISESDSSYDITNFREIRSGSALQRLLEAMLDGGKAGVSLGLSIIPGVVIICTFVMMLTNGPSLNGIYTGAAYEGIKVMPWIGEKLKFILNPVFGFNNPELIAFPVTSMGSVGAALGLVPKFLSKNIIGKNEIAVFTAVGICWSGYLSSQIPMMDALHMRHLAPKALAYQTLGGFSSGIFAHLIYIIYASIF; this is encoded by the coding sequence TTGAAAAGTAAGGCAGAAAATAAGACAATAGTAAAAGCAATAAGTAAAGAATCATTTATTTGGTTAGCCATTATTATAATTTTTTTTGTTTTATTTACCCACATTATGGGAGCTGCAAATATGTTTAAAACAATGATGGCCACAGCCCACGATCTTATTATCAACACATCGTTTTTTATTATGGGAGTTGCTGTCCTTGCAAGTGCTTTTTCAGCCGTACTATCTGAATTTGGAGTTATTTCCATAATCAATAAAATTTTGAGCCCAATTATTAAACCGCTATACGGCCTTCCCGGAGTTGCAAGTCTTGGTATTATGTCAGCTTATCTTTCCGATAATCCGGCAATTGTTTCTTTAGCAAGCGAGAAAAATTTTCAAAAATATTTTAAGCAATACCAATTCTCCGCTATTACAAATTTAGGCGTATCCTTCGGTATGGGACTTGTTGTATCAACCTTTATGATAGCTCAGGCAAAAAACGGCCAGAGTTTTTTGGGACCGGTTATTATCGGAAATATAGGTGCAATTATAGGAAGTATAATAAGTGTACGGGCAATGACAAATTATACAAAAAAAATTTATGGAACAGAAAAATATTTAATTTCTGAATCCGATTCCTCTTACGACATAACTAATTTTAGGGAGATAAGATCGGGAAGTGCATTGCAAAGGCTCCTTGAAGCTATGTTGGACGGAGGAAAAGCCGGAGTCAGTTTAGGATTATCCATTATTCCCGGAGTTGTAATTATATGTACCTTCGTAATGATGCTTACTAACGGGCCTTCCCTTAATGGAATATATACCGGGGCTGCCTATGAAGGTATTAAAGTCATGCCGTGGATAGGAGAAAAACTTAAATTTATATTAAACCCGGTGTTTGGATTTAATAACCCCGAACTAATAGCATTTCCGGTTACATCGATGGGTTCTGTAGGTGCAGCTTTGGGACTTGTTCCTAAATTTTTAAGCAAAAACATTATCGGTAAAAATGAAATAGCAGTATTTACGGCAGTGGGAATCTGCTGGAGCGGATATCTGAGCAGCCAAATACCCATGATGGATGCATTACACATGAGACATTTAGCACCAAAGGCTTTAGCATATCAAACTCTCGGAGGATTTTCATCTGGTATATTTGCCCATCTTATTTATATAATATATGCTTCTATATTTTAA